The genomic window CTCGATCCGGGGCGAGGCGGCGAGTCTGGCCGCCTACGACGCCCTGCGCACGGCTCTGGCGAGCCCGCCCCAGGGCTACACCCTCGGCACGGTCGACATCCTGCCGCCGGTCGTCGGCGATGTCCGCCTCGGTGTCTCCCGCCGGCCGGACGGCAGCCTGGAACTCGACGGCTACGTCGCCTCGGAGAATGCCCGCGAAGAGATCCGCGCCGTCGCCGCGGAGGCCGCGGAGGGGGCTGCCGTCGACGACCGGATGCGCGATGCCCGCGGCCTGCCCCGAGGCGTCGACGGGACCGCGATCGCCCGTTTCGTCCTGCGGCTCGCGGGGCTGCTGCACGAGGGTCGCGTCGCCTTCGACCGCGGGTCCGTGTCGGTCGAGGGCAACGCCCTCGATGCCGGGGCGGTCGGCGAGGCCGAGGCACTGATGCGCGAGGCGCGCCCCGCCGGCGTCGCCGCGGGTCCGGTGGCCCTCACGGCCCAGCCGATCGTGCCTTACGTCGTGCGCATCCGCCGCGGCGGCGACAGCGTGACCGTGAGCGGCCATCTGCCGGACCAGGCGACCCGCGAGGCGCTGCTGGCCCGGCTCGACCCGCGCTTCTTCGGCGAAGCGATCCGCGACCGCACGCGGCTCGCCGACGGGGCGCCGGCCGATCTGGGCGCGGCCCTGGCGGCGGCCGTCGATCCGCTCTCGACCCTGGCGAGCGGAGAGGTGACGGTCACCGGGGCCAGCCTGCGCCTCACCGGCACCAGCCTGTATCCCGAGAGCGCGGCCCGGCTGAACCGTACGCTGCCGCGGGCGATGCCCGCCGGCTGGACCGCCACCGCCGCCGTCACCGCGGACGAGCCGGCCGCGACGGCCGCTTCGGGCGAGTGCGGACAACGGCTCTCCGCGCGCACCGCCGGCCACCCGCTTCGCTTCGCGCCGGGCAGCACGGCGCTGTCGCCCGAATTCTACCCGGTCCTCGACGCCGTGGCGGCCCTGGCCCGGGCCTGCCCGGGCGAGCGCATCGTGGTCGTGGGCCATCTCGACCCTCCGGGCGCCAAGCCGAACGCTCCCGCCGATTCGATCGCCGAGGAGGCATCGAAGGAGGCGGGGGCCAAACCCGCAGCCAAGGCGGAGACGAAGAAGGACGCGAAATCCGCCAAGGGCCGCAAGGGCAAGGAACAGGCCGCCAAGGAAATCGCCAAGGAAGCCGCCAAGCCCGAGAAGAGCGAGACCGAAAAGGCGGAGGCCGGCGCCGAGCTGGCGCGGGCCCGGGCGCTCGCCGTGGTCGACTACCTCCAGAAGGCCGGCGTGCCGCTGGACCGCGCCGCCGTGCCGACGGACGCCGCACCGCTCTCCGACCGGCAGGGCATCGGCCTCGGCCTGCGCTCGTGATCCCGCTCGTCGCCTCGCTCTGGCCGGAACTGGCGGCGGCCCTGGCGCTCGGCCTCGCGGTCGGCGCGCTCACCGGTCTGCCGCGCGGTCCGATCGCGCTGGCCGCCACCGGGCTGATGCTCGTCGGCCTCGCCGCGCTGGCCGGTCTCGCGGCCCTGCGCGCTCTGGCCGGCGAGGCGGGCCTGTGGATCGAGACCGGGGCGCTGCTCCTCGGCGCCTATCTGGCCGGCTGCGCCCTGGGCGGGCTCGGGCGCGTCGCCACCGGCCGCGCATCCTGACGACCCCGCCGCCTCCGAAGCGAGTCCCCAGATCCGCTGCCGCCGCCCGACGCCGCGCAGGGCGAACTCCCCCACCGCGACCAGCGGCGCCCGGCAGCGCCGGGCGAAGGCGTCCGAGAGGAGCAGCGGGCGCTCCAACGCGTCGCAGAGCCGCTCGATCCGGCTCGCCTCGTTGACCGCCCGGCCGATCACCGTGAAGTCGAGTCGCCGGTCGGTGCCGACATTGCCGGACACCACGCGCCCGTAATGCAGCACGATGTCCGCCTCCAGCGCCGGCAGGCCGTCGCGGCGGCGCGACGCGTTCAGGGCGGCGTTGCGCGCGAGCGCCTCGCGGGCCGCGTCGAGCGCACCGGCGCAGGACGGGCAGGCGAGGATGTCGGGCTCGGCCACGGGGAAGACCGCCAGGAACCCGTCGCCGAGGAACTTCGAGATCTCGCCGCCGTAGCGCTGCACCGGCTCTCCCAGGGCATCGAAATGCTCGTCGAGCCAACCCACAACCTCGAGCGGGTCGTCGCCGTCGGCCACCGCGGTGAAGCCGCGCAGGTCCGCGAGCAGGATTGCCGCATGCACCACCGTGCTCTGCCCGCGCCGCATCTCGCCC from Methylorubrum populi includes these protein-coding regions:
- a CDS encoding flagellar motor protein MotB, which codes for MSSPSPSAPVRHRSARARLSRIGWVAGLPALALIAAAAHLGTGRVSEGLRRQATAIAAGTGEGQPEPWLRVTVEGRDLTAAGEAPEAAQREAVLDRLSRIAGLRRLTDRTGVIEEVSPFVWSVERPAAERIEANGSRPAEVGAFELAQRLKPALPRDATLSDRARAARGAPRDFPDAAAFAVERLQDLTTGAVATLNDTVISIRGEAASLAAYDALRTALASPPQGYTLGTVDILPPVVGDVRLGVSRRPDGSLELDGYVASENAREEIRAVAAEAAEGAAVDDRMRDARGLPRGVDGTAIARFVLRLAGLLHEGRVAFDRGSVSVEGNALDAGAVGEAEALMREARPAGVAAGPVALTAQPIVPYVVRIRRGGDSVTVSGHLPDQATREALLARLDPRFFGEAIRDRTRLADGAPADLGAALAAAVDPLSTLASGEVTVTGASLRLTGTSLYPESAARLNRTLPRAMPAGWTATAAVTADEPAATAASGECGQRLSARTAGHPLRFAPGSTALSPEFYPVLDAVAALARACPGERIVVVGHLDPPGAKPNAPADSIAEEASKEAGAKPAAKAETKKDAKSAKGRKGKEQAAKEIAKEAAKPEKSETEKAEAGAELARARALAVVDYLQKAGVPLDRAAVPTDAAPLSDRQGIGLGLRS